Proteins from a single region of Streptococcus oralis:
- the glmS gene encoding glutamine--fructose-6-phosphate transaminase (isomerizing), giving the protein MCGIVGVVGNTNATDILIQGLEKLEYRGYDSAGIFVLGGAENHLVKAVGRIAELSAKTAGVEGTTGIGHTRWATHGKPTEDNAHPHRSETGRFVLVHNGVIENYLEIKEEYLAGHHFKGQTDTEIAVHLIGKFAEEEGLSVLEAFKKALHIIRGSYAFALIDSENPDVIYVAKNKSPLLIGLGEGYNMVCSDAMAMIRETNQYMEIHDQELVIVKADSVEVQDYDGNSRERASYTAELDLSDIGKGTYPYYMLKEIDEQPTVMRKLIQAYTDEAGQVVVDPAIIKAVQDADRIYILAAGTSYHAGFASKKMLEELTDTPVELGISSEWGYGMPLLSKKLLFIFISQSGETADSRQVLVKANEMGIPSLTVTNVPGSTLSREANHTMLLHAGPEIAVASTKAYTAQIAALAFLAKAVGEANGNAKAQAFDLVHELSIVAQSIESTLSEKETIDAKVRDLLETTRNAFYIGRGQDYYVAMEASLKLKEISYIQCEGFAAGELKHGTIALIEEGTPVLALLSDPVLANHTRGNIQEVAARGAKVLTIAEENVAKETDDIVLTTVHPYLSPISMVVPTQLVAYFATLHRGLDVDKPRNLAKSVTVE; this is encoded by the coding sequence ATGTGTGGAATTGTTGGTGTTGTTGGAAACACAAATGCAACTGATATTTTGATTCAAGGGCTTGAAAAGCTCGAATACCGCGGTTATGATTCTGCGGGGATTTTTGTCCTAGGTGGTGCTGAAAATCACCTGGTTAAGGCTGTCGGTCGTATCGCAGAATTGTCTGCCAAGACAGCAGGTGTTGAGGGGACAACTGGTATCGGACATACTCGTTGGGCGACTCACGGGAAACCAACGGAAGACAATGCTCACCCACACCGCTCTGAGACAGGACGTTTTGTCTTGGTGCACAATGGGGTGATTGAAAACTACCTTGAAATCAAGGAAGAATACCTTGCAGGTCACCACTTCAAGGGGCAAACCGATACGGAAATCGCTGTTCACTTGATTGGGAAATTTGCAGAAGAAGAAGGTCTCTCAGTTCTTGAAGCCTTCAAAAAAGCTCTTCACATCATCCGTGGTTCTTATGCCTTTGCCTTGATTGACTCTGAAAATCCAGATGTCATCTATGTCGCTAAGAACAAATCACCGCTCTTGATTGGTCTTGGAGAAGGCTACAACATGGTCTGCTCAGATGCTATGGCTATGATTCGAGAGACCAACCAATACATGGAAATTCATGACCAAGAGTTGGTAATCGTCAAGGCTGATAGCGTCGAAGTTCAAGACTATGATGGTAACAGTCGTGAGCGTGCTAGCTATACTGCTGAGCTAGACTTGTCAGATATCGGTAAGGGGACTTACCCTTACTACATGCTCAAGGAAATCGACGAGCAACCAACGGTCATGCGCAAACTCATCCAAGCCTACACAGATGAGGCTGGTCAAGTTGTTGTAGATCCAGCTATCATCAAGGCTGTTCAAGATGCAGACCGCATTTACATCCTTGCAGCTGGAACATCGTACCACGCAGGATTTGCTTCTAAGAAGATGCTGGAAGAGTTGACGGATACACCTGTTGAACTTGGAATTTCATCTGAGTGGGGCTATGGTATGCCACTTCTCAGCAAAAAACTACTCTTCATCTTTATCAGCCAGTCTGGTGAAACAGCTGATAGCCGTCAGGTTTTGGTTAAGGCCAATGAAATGGGAATCCCAAGCTTGACAGTGACAAACGTTCCAGGCTCAACTCTTTCACGTGAAGCCAACCATACCATGCTCCTTCATGCAGGTCCTGAAATTGCCGTAGCATCAACAAAGGCTTATACTGCGCAAATCGCAGCTCTTGCCTTCCTAGCAAAAGCAGTCGGAGAAGCAAACGGTAATGCCAAAGCTCAAGCCTTTGACTTGGTTCATGAGTTGTCAATCGTAGCTCAGTCTATCGAATCAACTCTTTCTGAGAAAGAAACCATTGATGCAAAAGTTCGTGACCTTCTCGAAACAACTCGCAACGCCTTTTACATCGGACGTGGTCAAGACTACTATGTAGCCATGGAAGCCAGTCTTAAGCTAAAAGAGATTTCTTACATCCAGTGTGAAGGTTTTGCGGCAGGGGAACTCAAGCATGGAACCATTGCCTTGATTGAAGAAGGAACGCCTGTCTTGGCCCTCTTATCAGATCCAGTCCTTGCCAACCATACTCGTGGAAATATCCAAGAGGTCGCAGCCCGTGGTGCCAAGGTTCTCACTATTGCAGAAGAGAATGTTGCTAAAGAGACAGACGATATCGTCCTTACGACCGTCCACCCTTACCTCTCACCAATCTCAATGGTCGTACCAACGCAATTGGTCGCTTATTTTGCAACACTCCACCGTGGCCTTGATGTGGACAAACCACGTAACCTTGCTAAGTCAGTAACAGTAGAATAA